One window from the genome of Salvelinus namaycush isolate Seneca chromosome 19, SaNama_1.0, whole genome shotgun sequence encodes:
- the LOC120063990 gene encoding tissue factor pathway inhibitor-like, whose product MIEADGAQPELFIFHELCALKKDEGPCEALKERFYFEIDTGRCESFEFGGCRGNANNFETLEACEEMCLVSADKSPCHLDEAPGPCRGLVTRYFFDSQSQACKHFYYGGCFGNANNFKSMKECQARCQNPENTNVAPKLDVTPKLEVTVPKPTSKPNVQPVKVTGEFALSASHMQQNHQHQATDFSPPEFCLSTNDKGTMCDGEERRTGRRYVYNPKTKRCHWLRNRSCGGNKNNFVLKRHCMKMCVKPSKIQVTVFSNTGPIELLGVQAFVPTQH is encoded by the exons ATGATAGAAG CAGATGGAGCCCAGCCCGAGCTCTTCATTTTCCACGAGTTGTGTGCCCTAAAGAAGGATGAAGGGCCCTGCGAGGCGTTAAAGGAGCGCTTCTATTTCGAAATTGACACGGGCCGCTGCGAGTCCTTCGAGTTCGGTGGCTGCAGAGGCAACGCCAACAATTTTGAGACCTTGGAAGCGTGTGAGGAAATGTGCCTGGTGTCTG CTGACAAGAGTCCCTGTCACCTGGATGAGGCTCCGGGGCCATGCCGAGGTCTGGTGACGCGCTACTTCTTTGACAGCCAGAGCCAGGCGTGCAAGCACTTCTACTACGGAGGCTGCTTCGGCAACGCCAATAACTTTAAGAGTATGAAAGAGTGCCAGGCCAGGTGCCAGAACCCAG AAAACACCAATGTGGCCCCTAAATTGGATGTGACTCCTAAATTGGAGGTCACCGTCCCAAAACCCACTAGTAAACCTAATGTACAACCTGTCAAAGTAACTG GGGAGTTTGCTTTAAGCGCCTCACACATGCAGCAGAATCATCAACACCAGGCCACAG ACTTCAGTCCTCCAGAGTTCTGTCTCAGTACCAATGACAAGGGCACGATGTGtgacggagaggagaggagaacgggAAGGAGATATGTGTACAACCCCAAGACAAAGAGATGTCATTGGTTGCGTAACAGGAGCTGTGGGGGCAACAAGAACAACTTTGTCCTCAAGAGACACTGCATGAAGATGTGTGTGAAGCCGAGTAAGATCCAAGTTACCGTTTTCTCCAATACCGGTCCTAtagagctactgggtgtgcaggcttttgttcccaCCCAGCattag